The Parus major isolate Abel chromosome 24, Parus_major1.1, whole genome shotgun sequence sequence cctgCTCCTCTTTTTccactggctgctcctgctgggttATCTTCACCTCGTTGACTCTGGCCTTCACCTCCTTGCCTGTCCGGGGAGCCACAATGCTCAGGATGCCATCGTGGGACAGGGTGGCCCTGACCAGCAAGGGATCCACGTCCAGGGGCAGGATGTAGGTCCTGGTGAACTCCCTGGAGATGAAGCCGTGGCGGTCAGCCTTCTGCGGGTGCTGCCCCACCACCTCCAGCAGGTTGTCCACGGTGCGGACGCTGAGCTCGTCGGGGAGGAACTGGCAGACGTCCAGGAACACCTGGAACTTGTGCTCGTTCAGGCAGATCTCCGAGgtgcccctctccagctgcttgtTGATACGGGGCCGGATGTAGTAGCCGTGGTACAGGGCAGGGGCCAAAATCTCCGatggggacacacctgggaaGGAGACTCAGTGAGGAGTTTCCAGGGAATGGGGTTGGAGGAGTTTGGGACCTGGAGAACACCTTGGCTTTGCCACATACCCATGACAGGGGTGGAGTCTGCTGCGGTTCCCACCTTTGTGCCCCTAAAACACACCCAGAGCcacatccctgccagcccctgcatgcccctgggctgcccagagctgccagcaagGGCTGGCATCCAGCTTGACATGTTGAGAGGGCCCGGTGGGTGCACGGGGAGCTCGGCAGCACCGagcccacagccagggatgggcatGGAAACTGCTGATGGTGAAGAAACCGCCCTGAAGAACTAAAGGCCTTTTGTGTGCCATTGTCCAGAGGGCTTTCCTTGgagctttttgccttttcacGCTGTTGTGCTGGTGCTGAatggttctgctgctgcccacattCCTTCCCCTCCAACAGCCACTGCCCAGCTTTGTGCTGAActccccagctcagcttttCTCCACATCCCCCGGGCTGGAAAAgcttccccccctccccagagcGATTTTGCTCCATGTTTTCACAGCATGTGCACGAATGCCAGAGCATGGCTGGCATGAGGGAGGGCGGGACAGGCAGCAGTGGGCATGGATGGAGAAGTGGACATGAAGAGAGAGACCCTGGCTGTTCCCTGGCTATTGCCTGGTTATTCCCTGGCTATTCCCTGTTTTCATCCTGGTTATTCCCTGGCtattccctgttttttccctgGTTATTCCCTGGCtattccctgttttttccctgGCTATTCCCTGGTTATTCCCTGGCTGTTCCCCCCTGATTTGATCTGGGTTTCTCCACTCAAAATCGCTCAGCTCCAGCTTCCTCCTCTGGAGCTCAAGCTCCCCGGAGGGAATCCCAGCAgccctccctcctgcaggagaggggagaaaggTGCAAAGAGGGGGAGATCCCACCTCCTTCCTTACCTTCTCCAAAGTTCTGGTCGTAGATCTTGCTGGGGTTGGCGAACTCGTACTCGGAGCTCATGGGGTAGGCGTGGGGCACGGTGCGGGCGGCCATGGCGTGTCCAGGACGGGcaccttccctccttccttctttccttccttctttctttccttccttctttccttccttccttcccagccctcGCTGCCTCTCCGAGTGAAGGCTGCAGGCTGCCAGGCTTCAGCTGGGTGGATTCCAAAGGGAGGAGTGTGTGATAAAAAAGATGGACCAAAATAGCCCCGCGCACAGGCCCCAGGACGCCGGCCCGGGGCGGCCAGGGAAGCTTCT is a genomic window containing:
- the HSPB2 gene encoding heat shock protein beta-2, whose amino-acid sequence is MAARTVPHAYPMSSEYEFANPSKIYDQNFGEGVSPSEILAPALYHGYYIRPRINKQLERGTSEICLNEHKFQVFLDVCQFLPDELSVRTVDNLLEVVGQHPQKADRHGFISREFTRTYILPLDVDPLLVRATLSHDGILSIVAPRTGKEVKARVNEVKITQQEQPVEKEEQAEEGKAKEKS